The following are encoded together in the Bombus affinis isolate iyBomAffi1 chromosome 6, iyBomAffi1.2, whole genome shotgun sequence genome:
- the LOC126917405 gene encoding uncharacterized protein LOC126917405, with translation MRGNGETIVVLLFAIAIDRLGTIVVGSTARTVSARLDERCARDAECDSSIEGSHCRNGYCRCLPYFAAYNGTYCLEATLLGQECLVDEQCTLKVANSGCLDGFCGCRDGFLQFRRHTCLGPAKLGQVCYEHAHCRLWQRNSHCDFLIPNLFGRCQCTAPMRRENDICRPDDLVRPLPLFDDFSTETIATATMSSRHDEQAQTFNDRREDEAEKEMETGVRIDWLRNDTAQSAISSFPLDATTETTNSFHSQNVLPTADYDSRDDAIVVEALTETVSSTVWTSASASKTDRQSEVEATEPPSAISLGHDCVSDLECRLADPYSRCIDGTCDCGFRGNGSCSARNTGCAAGTFQCKNSGKCISWFFVCDGRPDCGDGSDERCSVREGGTECPVQAFRCGRSDVCVSRALMCDGKRDCPRGEDEFGCNNRRKCPEGAFRCDNGQCLPAYEFCNAVVSCRDGSDEPKGVCRRQVGSRGRVATRHCPFRCDNSRCRSDAIACSGRDGCGDGSDEKRCSVCRCPQFP, from the exons ATGCGTGGCAACGGTGAAACGATCGTCGTTCTTCTGTTTGCGATCGCGATCGATCGTTTG GGGACGATAGTTGTGGGCTCGACAGCGAGGACAGTGAGCGCGCGGCTGGACGAGCGATGTGCCAGGGACGCGGAATGCGATTCCAGCATCGAGGGTAGTCACTGTCGGAATGGCTATTGTCGCTGTTTGCCCTACTTTGCCGCGTACAACGGAACGTACTGCCTCGAGG CGACTCTTTTGGGCCAGGAGTGTCTCGTCGACGAGCAATGCACCTTGAAAGTAGCCAACAGCGGCTGCTTGGATGGCTTCTGCGGCTGCAGGGATGGTTTCCTCCAATTTCGTCGGCACACGTGTCTGGGTC CGGCGAAACTTGGCCAAGTTTGCTACGAGCACGCCCATTGTCGTCTATGGCAGCGGAATTCACACTGTGACTTCTTGATCCCCAACTTGTTCGGACGTTGCCAATGCACGGCACCTATGCGTCGCGAAAACGATATTTGCCGACCCGACGATCTGGTTAGACCTTTACCGTTGTTCGACGATTTCTCGACGGAAACGATCGCGACAGCGACGATGTCGTCCCGCCACGACGAGCAAGCTCAAACGTTTAACGATCGACGAGAGGACGAGGCGGAGAAAGAGATGGAAACAG GAGTTCGAATCGACTGGCTGAGAAATGACACCGCGCAGTCGGCAATCTCATCGTTTCCCCTTGACGCCACCACCGAGACGACGAATTCTTTCCACTCGCAAAACGTCTTACCGACGGCGGACTACGACAGCAGAGACGATGCTATCGTGGTCGAGGCACTCACCGAAACCGTGTCGTCGACGGTGTGGACGTCAG CGTCCGCTTCGAAAACAGATCGACAGTCGGAGGTGGAGGCGACCGAGCCGCCATCGGCCATCAGTTTAGGACACGATTGCGTCTCCGATTTGGAATGCCGGCTGGCGGATCCTTACTCGAGATGCATCGATGGAACGTGCGACTGTGGTTTCCGAGGAAACGGAAGCTGCTCCGCGAGAAATACCGGTTGCGCGGCTGGCACCTTCCAATGCAAGAATTCCGGAAAATGCATCAGTTGGTTCTTCGTTTGCGACGGACGGCCGGACTGCGGCGACGGCTCGGACGAACGATGCTCGGTGCGAGAGGGAGGGACGGAATGCCCTGTACAAGCGTTCAGATGTGGTAGGAGCGACGTTTGCGTGTCGAGAGCGCTAATGTGCGACGGTAAACGGGACTGTCCGCGAGGCGAGGACGAGTTCGGCTGTAACAATCGACGGA AATGTCCGGAAGGAGCGTTCAGGTGTGACAACGGACAATGCCTGCCAGCGTACGAGTTCTGCAACGCCGTGGTGTCTTGTCGCGACGGAAGCGACGAGCCAAAAGGAGTTTGTCGAAGGCAAGTTGGAAGCCGCGGCAGAGTCGCCACCAGACATTGTCCGTTCAGGTGCGACAACAGCAGGTGTCGATCGGACGCGATCGCCTGCAGCGGCCGCGACGGTTGCGGCGACGGCTCGGACGAGAAACGCTGTTCCGTTTGTA GATGTCCGCAATTTCCTTAA
- the LOC126917416 gene encoding uncharacterized protein LOC126917416, with amino-acid sequence MVLKYHVTWNLAFFDFTEPIRNERSTRKVMVTLNEWSDETTFTNIRRLRFSDSADELRKTRPLGKAERRRREAGSGKRHAVSRPRNRKRRDGLRWNVNGESTETREQKKSQPRETRSARWARELVYRMWMVSANQKWKGEHYVKFCVVFRVFIGNKLLLDSFLRRMLFEKIGKGREEQNVNVMCTFE; translated from the exons ATGGTGTTGAA GTACCATGTGACGTGGAATTTAGCCTTTTTCGATTTCACTGAACCGATACGAAACGAGCGAAGCACGCGTAAGGTCATGGTTACGCTAAACGAGTGGTCGGACGAAACGACGTTTACAAATATCCGGAGACTGCGTTTCTCAGACTCGGCGGACGAGCTTAGAAAAACTC GCCCGCTCGGTAAAGCCGAAAGAAGGAGGCGCGAAGCGGGAAGCGGGAAACGGCACGCGGTGAGTCGCCCGAGAAACAGGAAGCGCCGCGATGGACTACGTTGGAATGTAAATGGAGAATCGACCGAGACCCGAGAACAAAAGAAGAGCCAACCGCGAGAAACGCGTAGTGCGCGTTGGGCGCGAG AATTGGTTTATCGCATGTGGATGGTTTCAGCCAATCAAAAATGGAAAGGCGAACACTACGTAAAATTTTGCGTAGTTTTTAGAGTATTTATCGGTAACAAATTGCTTCTAGACTCTTTCTTGCGTCGAATGCTCTTCGAAAAAATAGGAAAGGGCAGGGAAGAGCAAAACGTTAATGTAATGTGTACATTCGAGTGA
- the LOC126917406 gene encoding elongation factor Tu, mitochondrial yields MIFTTKIIYNSALRHTVKQLSLVEHLVKHERYGQLRAGTYLSGLITQRFYSAKQVYNRNKPHCNVGTIGHVDHGKTTLTAAITKVLSGMELAKAKEYSDIDNAPEEKARGITINIAHVEYQTEKRHYGHTDCPGHADYIKNMITGTSQMDGAILVVAATDGTMPQTREHLLLAKQIGINNIVVFINKVDIADNEMVDLVEMEVRELLTEMGYDGINIPVVKGSALCAIEGNNPGIGRDAILKLLEAVDSYIPNPVRELDKPFFLPIENVYSVTGRGTVVTGRLERGKIKKGMECEVIGYNKIIKSTITGIEMFHQTLEEAEAGDQMGALLRGLKREDIRRGMIMCKPGSMKAYDHLECQMYMLTPAEGGRKKPINNLMQAQVFLKTWDCAAQLNLQMKDLIMPGEDSSVMLKLIRPMVCEKGQRFTVRDGAMSIATGVITNILSSLSEAERLDLLGGRKKTKKHAKA; encoded by the exons ATGATATTTACTACGAAGATAATTTACAATTCTG CACTCAGGCACACTGTGAAGCAGCTATCTTTAGTTGAGCATCTTGTTAAACAC GAACGTTATGGTCAGTTACGAGCAGGGACATATTTATCGGGTCTGATAACGCAAAGGTTTTATAGCGCGAAACAAGTGTATAATAGAAATAAGCCCCATTGTAACGTTGGTACAATCGGACATGTCGATCATGGAAAAACGACGCTTACAGCAGCTATTACCAAGG TTCTTTCTGGAATGGAACTCGCAAAAGCAAAAGAATACTCTGATATTGATAATGCACCCGAAGAAAAAGCACGCGGTATAACTATTAATATCGCGCATGTTGAATATCAGACGGAGAAACGCCATTATGGACATACCGATTGTCCAGGACATGCGGATTATATCAAAAACATGATTACTGGAACGTCACAGATGGATGGAGCTATTCTTGTTGTTGCTGCTACAGATGGTACCATGCCACAAACCAGAGAGCATCTACTTCTTGCTAAGCAAATTGGTATCAATAACATTGTTGTTTTCATCAATAAG GTTGATATCGCAGACAATGAAATGGTCGATTTAGTAGAAATGGAAGTAAGAGAGTTGTTAACCGAAATGGGTTATGATGGTATAAACATACCTGTTGTTAAAGGTAGTGCCCTTTGTGCGATAGAGGGTAATAATCCAGGTATAGGACGGGATGCTATACTGAAATTGTTAGAGGCTGTGGATTCTTATATTCCAAACCCTGTCAGAGAATTGGACAAACCTTTTTTCTTACCGATAGAAAATGTTTACTCTGTTACGGGTAGGGGGACGGTAGTTACCGGCAGATTGGAAcgtggaaaaataaagaagGGCATGGAATGTGAGGTGATTGGGtacaacaaaataataaaaagcaCAATAACAGGAATAGAAATGTTTCATCAAACGTTGGAAGAAGCCGAGGCGGGAGACCAAATGGGTGCTTTGCTTAGAGGTTTAAAAAGAGAGGACATCAGAAGGGGTATGATAATGTGTAAACCAGGAAGCATGAAAGCCTACGATCATTTAGAATGTCAAATGTACATGCTGACTCCTGCGGAAGGAGGTAGAAAGAAACCTATAAATAATCTCATGCAAGCTCAAGTGTTTTTAAAGACCTGGGATTGTGCAGCTCAGTTAAATTTGCAAATGAAGGACTTGATCATGCCTGGCGAAGACTCTAG TGTTATGTTAAAATTGATAAGACCAATGGTGTGTGAAAAGGGCCAGCGATTTACGGTAAGAGATGGCGCGATGTCTATAGCAACTGGAGTAATCACGAATATTTTGTCAAGTCTCAGCGAAGCCGAACGATTAGATCTTCTCGGAGGTagaaagaaaacaaagaaacaTGCGAAAGcataa
- the LOC126917394 gene encoding uncharacterized protein LOC126917394 isoform X1, translated as MVSRTSKPVPVTDEISSRKLVRRSRLIVDCLRRRPSFVLLLLPAAFLVSFYVVSSEKDYDLEPRYPSFVKSYNAVDGTMEGYLVWNSKCQMPSKKPVDPSIRSYVKKKAYEKCANEPPFTGLSLRENGTVVLSVNPATAARHPGLRCCWSPVYRAEKQPKKPTKDNNVDSSIVVKRCENFEKETTTPDDAQAVMVSCTVDGGGGQRGKPIYENVHAIPNPEKVRDRTRRNDSQQSTTFGTVALSRKLSVLLLGIDSVSRLNFIRSMPITERYLLETGWLRFDGYNKMGDNTFPNLMAILTGQNQSQAYSLCKPTVPYMLDRCPFLWKNFRDAGYATAYGEDETALNTFNYLKMGFVEPPTDYYLRPYMLACEKLLKVKKRFGLKYCTGPETSFDRILDYAIEYARAFRGSPYFGFFWTISVSHENANGLSSMDGRLLDKLKRLESEGIANDTMIVLLSDHGMRWGPIRNTFVGWYEERLPFLYLWLPEWFREERPEAYSSLRANQRRLISPFDLYETLRDVLQLSGGSANPSSGCPGCRSLLAGPVPLERGCSDVGISSHWCACSAFESVDPRDPIVQKGAQVFLDHVDKLLDGYRDKKGRRLCAKLRLKKLHRVDRVIDFGNSSSVAYFYMIQVSPGDGKFEVTVRYHENGTYTLSDHEVSRINPYASTAECLDRGTKQYCHCLK; from the exons ATGGTTTCGCGAACATCGAAGCCGGTGCCTGTCACCGATGAAATCTCCTCTCGGAAACTCGTGAGACGGTCCCGGTTGATCGTCGACTGCCTTCGTCGACGACCGAGTTTCGTTCTGTTGCTGTTGCCTGCTGCTTTCCTGGTCAGTTTCTATGTGGTTTCTTCGGAAAAGGATTACGATCTCGAGCCACGATATCCGTCCTTCGTCAAGTCATACAACGCGGTCGACG GTACGATGGAAGGCTACCTAGTGTGGAATTCGAAATGCCAAATGCCATCGAAGAAACCCGTTGACCCGTCGATCCGATCTTACGTGAAGAAGAAGGCGTATGAAAAATGCGCGAACGAGCCGCCGTTTACCGGTTTGTCCCTACGAGAAAACGGCACAGTGGTTCTGTCTGTGAACCCGGCCACTGCGGCTCGTCATCCCGGCCTCAGATGCTGCTGGTCGCCGGTGTACAGAGCCGAGAAACAACCGAAGAAACCGACCAAAGACAACAACGTGGATTCGTCGATCGT GGTGAAACGATGCGAGAACTTCGAGAAGGAAACGACGACGCCCGACGACGCCCAGGCTGTGATGGTCAGCTGCACCGTAGACGGTGGCGGTGGACAACGCGGTAAGCCGATCTACGAGAACGTTCATGCCATTCCGAATCCCGAGAAGGTTCGCGATCGGACGCGACGCAACGACAGCCAACAGTCGACCACGTTCGGCACCGTGGCTCTTTCTAGAAAGCTGAGCGTCCTGCTGCTTGGCATCGACAGCGTCAGTCGATTGAACTTTATACGTAGCATGCCAATCACCGAGAGATACTTGCTGGAAACCGGCTGGCTTCGATTCGACGGATACAACAAGATGGGCGACAATACGTTTCCCAACTTGATGGCCATCCTGACAGGACAGAATCAGTCACAGGCTTATTCGTTGTGCAAACCGACCGTTCCGTACATGTTAGATCGTTGCCCCTTCCTCTGGAAGAATTTTCGCGACGCGGGCTACGCCACTGCCTATGGCGAGGATGAAACGGCTCTCAACACCTTCAACTATCTCAAGATGGGCTTCGTCGAACCGCCGACCGACTATTACCTTCGACCGTACATGCTCGCCTGCGAGAAGTTGCTGAAAGTGAAAAAGAG ATTCGGGCTCAAGTATTGCACCGGTCCCGAGACCAGCTTCGATAGAATTCTCGATTACGCGATCGAGTACGCGCGAGCATTCCGCGGCTCGCCATATTTTGGCTTCTTCTGGACGATCAGCGTGAGCCACGAGAACGCGAACGGACTGTCATCGATGGACGGCCGACTTCTCGACAAGCTGAAGCGACTGGAAAGCGAGGGCATCGCGAACGACACGATGATCGTCCTGCTGAGCGACCACGGAATGCGCTGGGGCCCGATCAGAAACACGTTCGTCGGATGGTACGAGGAGAGGCTGCCGTTCCTCTACCTTTGGCTTCCCGAGTGGTTCCGAGAAGAACGGCCAGAGGCGTATTCGTCGCTGCGCGCCAATCAACGTCGGTTGATCTCGCCGTTCGACCTCTACGAAACGCTGAGGGACGTGTTGCAGTTGTCAGGTGGCTCGGCCAATCCGTCCTCGGGATGCCCCGGATGTCGCAGCCTGCTCGCGGGCCCGGTGCCCCTCGAGAGAGGTTGCTCCGACGTCGGAATCTCGTCTCATTGGTGCGCCTGTAGCGCCTTCGAGTCGGTGGATCCTCGCGATCCGATCGTTCAGAAGGGAGCGCAGGTGTTTCTCGATCACGTGGACAAGCTGCTCGACGGCTATCGGGACAAGAAGGGAAGACGGTTGTGCGCGAAGCTACGTTTGAAGAAGTTGCACCGCGTAGACCGCGTGATCGACTTTGGAAACTCGAGCAGCGTCGCCTACTTCTACATGATACAAGTGAGCCCCGGGGATGGAAAGTTCGAGGTGACGGTTCGATACCACGAGAACGGAACCTACACCCTGTCCGACCACGAGGTTAGCAGGATCAATCCCTACGCCTCTACCGCGGAGTGCTTGGATCGCGGAACCAAGCAATATTGCCATTGTCTCAAGTAA
- the LOC126917394 gene encoding uncharacterized protein LOC126917394 isoform X2 has translation MRERAAVYRFVPTRKRHSGSVCEPGHCGSSSRPQMLLVAGVQSRETTEETDQRQQRGFVDRVSVLGVKRCENFEKETTTPDDAQAVMVSCTVDGGGGQRGKPIYENVHAIPNPEKVRDRTRRNDSQQSTTFGTVALSRKLSVLLLGIDSVSRLNFIRSMPITERYLLETGWLRFDGYNKMGDNTFPNLMAILTGQNQSQAYSLCKPTVPYMLDRCPFLWKNFRDAGYATAYGEDETALNTFNYLKMGFVEPPTDYYLRPYMLACEKLLKVKKRFGLKYCTGPETSFDRILDYAIEYARAFRGSPYFGFFWTISVSHENANGLSSMDGRLLDKLKRLESEGIANDTMIVLLSDHGMRWGPIRNTFVGWYEERLPFLYLWLPEWFREERPEAYSSLRANQRRLISPFDLYETLRDVLQLSGGSANPSSGCPGCRSLLAGPVPLERGCSDVGISSHWCACSAFESVDPRDPIVQKGAQVFLDHVDKLLDGYRDKKGRRLCAKLRLKKLHRVDRVIDFGNSSSVAYFYMIQVSPGDGKFEVTVRYHENGTYTLSDHEVSRINPYASTAECLDRGTKQYCHCLK, from the exons ATGCGCGAACGAGCCGCCGTTTACCGGTTTGTCCCTACGAGAAAACGGCACAGTGGTTCTGTCTGTGAACCCGGCCACTGCGGCTCGTCATCCCGGCCTCAGATGCTGCTGGTCGCCGGTGTACAGAGCCGAGAAACAACCGAAGAAACCGACCAAAGACAACAACGTGGATTCGTCGATCGTGTGAGTGTCCTCGG GGTGAAACGATGCGAGAACTTCGAGAAGGAAACGACGACGCCCGACGACGCCCAGGCTGTGATGGTCAGCTGCACCGTAGACGGTGGCGGTGGACAACGCGGTAAGCCGATCTACGAGAACGTTCATGCCATTCCGAATCCCGAGAAGGTTCGCGATCGGACGCGACGCAACGACAGCCAACAGTCGACCACGTTCGGCACCGTGGCTCTTTCTAGAAAGCTGAGCGTCCTGCTGCTTGGCATCGACAGCGTCAGTCGATTGAACTTTATACGTAGCATGCCAATCACCGAGAGATACTTGCTGGAAACCGGCTGGCTTCGATTCGACGGATACAACAAGATGGGCGACAATACGTTTCCCAACTTGATGGCCATCCTGACAGGACAGAATCAGTCACAGGCTTATTCGTTGTGCAAACCGACCGTTCCGTACATGTTAGATCGTTGCCCCTTCCTCTGGAAGAATTTTCGCGACGCGGGCTACGCCACTGCCTATGGCGAGGATGAAACGGCTCTCAACACCTTCAACTATCTCAAGATGGGCTTCGTCGAACCGCCGACCGACTATTACCTTCGACCGTACATGCTCGCCTGCGAGAAGTTGCTGAAAGTGAAAAAGAG ATTCGGGCTCAAGTATTGCACCGGTCCCGAGACCAGCTTCGATAGAATTCTCGATTACGCGATCGAGTACGCGCGAGCATTCCGCGGCTCGCCATATTTTGGCTTCTTCTGGACGATCAGCGTGAGCCACGAGAACGCGAACGGACTGTCATCGATGGACGGCCGACTTCTCGACAAGCTGAAGCGACTGGAAAGCGAGGGCATCGCGAACGACACGATGATCGTCCTGCTGAGCGACCACGGAATGCGCTGGGGCCCGATCAGAAACACGTTCGTCGGATGGTACGAGGAGAGGCTGCCGTTCCTCTACCTTTGGCTTCCCGAGTGGTTCCGAGAAGAACGGCCAGAGGCGTATTCGTCGCTGCGCGCCAATCAACGTCGGTTGATCTCGCCGTTCGACCTCTACGAAACGCTGAGGGACGTGTTGCAGTTGTCAGGTGGCTCGGCCAATCCGTCCTCGGGATGCCCCGGATGTCGCAGCCTGCTCGCGGGCCCGGTGCCCCTCGAGAGAGGTTGCTCCGACGTCGGAATCTCGTCTCATTGGTGCGCCTGTAGCGCCTTCGAGTCGGTGGATCCTCGCGATCCGATCGTTCAGAAGGGAGCGCAGGTGTTTCTCGATCACGTGGACAAGCTGCTCGACGGCTATCGGGACAAGAAGGGAAGACGGTTGTGCGCGAAGCTACGTTTGAAGAAGTTGCACCGCGTAGACCGCGTGATCGACTTTGGAAACTCGAGCAGCGTCGCCTACTTCTACATGATACAAGTGAGCCCCGGGGATGGAAAGTTCGAGGTGACGGTTCGATACCACGAGAACGGAACCTACACCCTGTCCGACCACGAGGTTAGCAGGATCAATCCCTACGCCTCTACCGCGGAGTGCTTGGATCGCGGAACCAAGCAATATTGCCATTGTCTCAAGTAA
- the LOC126917414 gene encoding GTP-binding nuclear protein Ran: MAQMAQNVEIPTFKCVLVGDGGTGKTTFVKRHLTGEFEKKYVATLGVEVHPLIFHTNRGPIRFNVWDTAGQEKFGGLRDGYYIQGQCAVIMFDVTSRVTYKNVPNWHRDLVRVCENIPIVLCGNKVDIKDRKVKAKSIVFHRKKNLQYYDISAKSNYNFEKPFLWLGRKLIGDANLEFVAMPALLPPEVTMDPQWQQQIEKDLKEAQETALPEDDEDL; this comes from the exons ATGGCACAAATGGCACAAAATGTTGAGATTCCAACTTTCAAATGTGTACTAGTAGGTGACGGTGGTACTGGAAAAACGACGTTCGTCAAGCGGCACTTGACCGGTGaattcgaaaaaaaatatgtcgCAACTTTAGGTGTCGAGGTACATCCTCTGATCTTTCACACGAATCGTGGTCCGATTCGTTTCAACGTTTGGGATACAGCTGGTCAAGAAAAGTTTGGTGGTCTGAGAGATGGATATTACATTCAAGGACAGTGTGCTGTCATCATGTTTGACGTTACGTCAAGAGTAACGTACAAAAACGTACCTAATTGGCATAGAGATTTGGTTCGTGTTTGTGAGAATATACCTATAGTTCTATGTGGGAATAAAGTTGACATTAAGGATAGGAAAGTAAAAGCCAAGAGCATCGTCTTTCATAGGAAGAAGAATCTACAG TACTACGACATCAGTGCAAAGAGCAACTACAATTTTGAGAAACCTTTCTTATGGTTGGGACGTAAGCTGATCGGTGATGCAAATCTTGAATTTGTCGCGATGCCAGCTCTCCTTCCTCCTGAAGTTACAATGGATCCACAATGGCAACAACAGATAGAGAAAGATCTTAAGGAAGCACAAGAGACAGCGCTACCAGAAGACGATGAAGATCTTTAG